The genomic stretch TGCGCTGCCTGCGATATTTTTGCGGCACCGGGCGGCCGCTGATGCGCGCCAGGAACGCCATGAATTCGTCGTTCGCAGCCAGCCCGGTGAGGCGGCGCAACAACGTGAACGGCACCCCGGCCTTGGCTTGCAGCGCGGTCGCGGCGGCGCGCATCTGCTCACCGATCGCCAGCGTATGCACGGCCCCGCCCATCGCGGCGATCTCATCGACCGCGACGCCGCCATGGGTGGTCGGGGTGAAATCGTCCGGGACGTGGCCATCGAGCGAGCCGGAAATGTCAGGCAGGAAGGTCGGCCGCAAGCCGAACGCCTCGATGATGTCGCGCAGCTCATCAATGTCGCCGGCAGTCAGATGGCTGCCGGGCAGCACATTGATGCGGGCCCGATCGCGCGACGCATTCGGCGCCGGCTGAGCCACCAGCAGATCGACCATCTTGGCGACGGTCCGCGACCAGCCATCCTCGAAGGCCCCCATGAAATCCGGCGTCGACACCGGAACCAGCGCGACATGCGCAAGCTCCGGATGCCGCTCGCGGACCTGCTTGATGAAGCTGTCGAGATCGTCGCCCTTGATCTCGGTGACGCCGGTCGAGCAGATCCCGATAATGTCGGGCTTGGTGCGGTTGACGATGTTGACGATCGCCTGTTCGACATTGTCGAAGCCGCCGAGCACGGTGGCGACCTCGGTCATCGCGGTGGTCTGCATCGGGATCGATTCGCGAAAGTGCCGCACGAACAGCACCAGGCCGAACGAGGTGCAGCCCTGCGAGCCGTGCAGCAACGGCATGCAATTGCGCAGGCCCATGAAGGCCAGCGAGGCGCCGAGCGGCTGGCTCATCCGCAGCGGATTGACGGTGCAGGCCTTGCCCGATGTGACGATCTTGGCCATGGCGATGTCCTCACGCGACCTGGGCGGCGGGCGCGGCGTCTGCCGCGACCCGCCCGAGGATGGCGGCGATCTTGTCCTTGCAGCCGCCGCAGCCGCCGCCGGCCTGAGTAAGCTGCGTGACCTGGGCGATCATGGTGAGATCGTGGCTGCGAACCGCGTCCTCGATGGTGCCGACATCGATCTGCTTGCATTGGCAGACCAGCTCGCCACGGCGCTGGGCTTCCGCCAGTTCGGGATCGCCGGCCAGCGCCGCTGCGTCCGCCGCATTGGCGGCGTCGGCGCGCTCCTCCCAGCTGATTTCGGCCCAGGGCGCCGGCGCGCGGACCTGCGCCCAGATCGGGTTCGACAGCGCCTTGTCGATCTGGCGCACCATCTCGACGATGCCGACATAGCCCTCATAGGCGTAGGAGCGCTCCTGATTGATATCGAGCCACGGCATCCGCGCCTTCAATGCAACGAATTGCGAACGGCCGCCCGACAGCATGATGTCGGCCTGAGCGTCCTTGAGCATCTTGTACATGTCGCGCGGCCGCAGATCGTCGATCTGGTGGACGTCGGGGCTCATCTCCCGGAGCCGCTCCTTGTCCTCCTTGGTCGACTTCTTGACGCTTGAGCCGACGATGGTGAGGCCGGCCTCCTGCAGCGCCGCCACCACCGACCAGGATTTGACGCCGCCGGTGATCAGCAACACCTTCTTGCCGGTCAGCCGCGGCGTGAACGCTTTCAGCGCCTCCCAGGCGCGGGCCTCCTCGCGGGCGATCACCGCCTCGACCCGGTCCATCAATTCGGCGTCGGCGCCGCGCGCAATCAACAGCTTTGCGATCTGGCGCAGCGAGTCCGACGTATCGGTGATGCCGTAGAACGAGCCCTCGAAATAAGGAATGCCGTAGCGCTCTTCCATCTTGCGAGCGACGTTGATCATCGCGGTCGAGCACACCATCATCGCCGCCTTGGCGCGGTGCGCGCGCGCCACTTCGTGATAGCGGGCGTCGCCCGACAGGCAGGACAGGATGCGGATGCCGAGCTCGTCGAGCAGCGGCTTGACCTGCCAGAATTCGCCGGCGACGTTGTATTCGCCGATGATGTTGATGTCATAGGGCGTGGTGTAATCCGGCTCCTGGGTGCCGATCACGTAATCCAGCATCGCCTCGCCGGCGAGCTTGTTGCCGAGATTTTTCGGCCCGACAAAGCCCGGCGAAATGATCGGGATGCAGGGCTTGCCGAATTTCTCGGAAGCCAGCTTGCAGACCGCGGCGATGTCGTCGCCCATCATCGCCGGCACGCAGGTCTGATACACGAACACCGCCGGCGGATCGTATTTCTCGATGATTTCGCGGATCGATTTGAACAGCCGCTTCTCACCGCCGAACACCACGTCGTTCTCGCCCATGTCGGTGGTGAAGCCGGTGCGGTACAGCTTCGAGCCGGAGGATTTGACGCCGCGATTGTCCCATGACGAGCCCTCGCAGGCGATCGGGCCGTGGACCAGATGGGCGACATCGACGATCGGTTGCAGCGCGATCTTGGCGCCGTCGAAAGCGCAGCCACCCGCGGCGCCGCCGGGCTGCAGCGGTTTGCTGCAGCCCTTCTTGCGTTGCTTTTCGGACTTGACCTGATTGGTCGCGCAGCCCGGCTCGTTGAAGACGTCTTGGATCTTGTCGGCCAGGCTGCTCATCTTGTCACGTCCTATCTTGGAGTCCTCAGCGGATGATGTCGAAGCTGATGTCGTTCTTGCCAGCGACGATGTCCTTGTCGAGCTCGTCGAAGATCTTGTCGAGGATCCAGACCAGCACGTTGAGCGAGCCCTGATAGCCCCACACCGGATAACGATGGTGGTGATGCCGGTCGAACAGCGGGAAGCCGATCCGGATCAACGGGGTGTTGGTGTCGCGCTCGAGATATTTGCCGTAGGTGTTGCCGATCATGAAGTCGACCGGCTCGGTGAACAGCAGCGAGCGCAGGTGCCACAGATCCTTGCCCGGATAGACGTGGCAGTTCTTGCCGAACGGCGAGGACGCGAGCAGCTGCTCAACCTTCTCGGCCCAGACCTTGTTGCCGTTGGTGGCCAGGATGTGGGTCGGTTCGCCGCCGAGCTCGAGGATGAACGACGCCAGGCCCAAGCAAGTATCCGGATCGCCGTAGATCGCGAATTTCTTGCCGTGGATATGGGCGCTGCTGTCGCCGATGGCGTCGACCAGCCGGCCGCGTTCCTTGGTCAAGGCTTCGGGGATCGGCTTGCCGGTGAGGCGCGACACTTCCTGCAGGAAGGCGTCGGTGCCGGCGATGCCGACCGGGTGGTTGAACGCCTTCACTTCCTGGCCATGCGCCGCGATCGTGGCCAGCGTCTTCTCGGTGCAGAATTCCTGCATCGAAATCGTCGCCTTGGCGTGGATCGCGTTGGCCGCCTGCTCCAGCGTGGTGCCGCCGTCATACATCCGGAATTCACCGTCGGCCGGGGTATCCCAGACGTCGCTGTTGTCGCCGAAGATGGTGTAGTCGACGCCCATCAGGTCGAAGATCCGCTTGATCTCGCGGATGTTGCCGACGGTGTAGCCGTCGAAGCCGCCGATGAAGTTGATCGAGCCGTTCTCCTGGCGCTCCAGCTTCGGCACGGTGCCGGCCTTGCCGTCCCAGAAATGCTCGACGATGCCCTTCATCACATTGTCGTAGCCGGTGGTGTGGCTGCCGACGAAGGCCGGGGTGTGGGCGAAGGTGACGTCGAAATCCGCCGGCACCGAGCCCTTTTCCTTGGCGCCCTTGATGAAGGCGTTGAGGTCGTCGCCGATCACTTCCGCCATGCAGGTGGTCGACACCGCGATCATCTTCGGCTTGTACAGCGCGTGCGCGTTGGCCAGGCCGTCGATCATGTTGTTGAGGCCGCCGAACACCGCGGCGTCCTCGGTCATCGACGACGACACGCAGGAGGTCGGCTCCTTGAAGTGGCGCGAGAAATGGCTGCGATAGTAAGCGACGCAACCTTGCGAGCCGTGCACGAACGGCAGGGTCTTCTCGAACCCGACCGCGGCGAACACCGCGCCGAGCGGCTGGCACGCCTTGTTCGGATTGATCGTGAGGGCTTCGCGGGCGAAGTTCTTCTCGCGATATTCCGCGGTCTTGGTCCAATCGATCACCCGATCGAGCTCTTCGGCGGGCACCCGGTTTTCGAACAGCGCCCGCTTGTTTTCGATCATCTTGGCGTATTCAGGCTCTCGGAAGAGTTCCTGGTGGTCTAGGATTTTTTCTGCGTTCTGGCTCATGACACGTTCTTTCCGAACAGATCGTTGGCTGGACTCCCGGCGTCAGCCGGGAGCGAATGTGAACTGCGCTTTCTCGGTTTCGGAAAGCCTCAGCTCCAGGGAGCCTTGGCCAATTTCCAGACCGGCGCGTTGATGGCGATGTCCATGTCACGGGCGAAGATCGCAAAGCCGTCATAGCCGTGATACGGACCCGAATAATCCCAGGAGTGCATCTGCCGGAACGGCACACCCATCTTCTGGAACACGTATTTCTCCTTGATGCCGGAGCCGACCAGGTCGGGCTGCACCCTTTCGACGAATTTCTCGAATTCGTAGCCGGTGACGTCGTCATAGATCAGCGTGCCGTCTTTGACATAATGCGTGGTGCGCTGATAATCGTCGTTGTGGCCGAATTCGTAGCCGGTGCCGACCACTTCCATGCCGAGATCTTCATAGGCGCCGATGACGTGGCGCGGGCGCAGA from Rhodopseudomonas sp. BAL398 encodes the following:
- the nifN gene encoding nitrogenase iron-molybdenum cofactor biosynthesis protein NifN produces the protein MAKIVTSGKACTVNPLRMSQPLGASLAFMGLRNCMPLLHGSQGCTSFGLVLFVRHFRESIPMQTTAMTEVATVLGGFDNVEQAIVNIVNRTKPDIIGICSTGVTEIKGDDLDSFIKQVRERHPELAHVALVPVSTPDFMGAFEDGWSRTVAKMVDLLVAQPAPNASRDRARINVLPGSHLTAGDIDELRDIIEAFGLRPTFLPDISGSLDGHVPDDFTPTTHGGVAVDEIAAMGGAVHTLAIGEQMRAAATALQAKAGVPFTLLRRLTGLAANDEFMAFLARISGRPVPQKYRRQRSQLVDAMLDGHFYFGGKQVAIGAEPDLLLSIGGWLTEMGCQITAAVTTTTSPVLELVPADEVVIGDLEDLESRAEGCDLLLTHAHGRQAAERLGVPLHRIGLPMFDRLGAAHQLAVGYRGTRDLIFAIGNLFIASIREPDIDSWRNPGAMADQGDAAATTH
- the nifE gene encoding nitrogenase iron-molybdenum cofactor biosynthesis protein NifE gives rise to the protein MSSLADKIQDVFNEPGCATNQVKSEKQRKKGCSKPLQPGGAAGGCAFDGAKIALQPIVDVAHLVHGPIACEGSSWDNRGVKSSGSKLYRTGFTTDMGENDVVFGGEKRLFKSIREIIEKYDPPAVFVYQTCVPAMMGDDIAAVCKLASEKFGKPCIPIISPGFVGPKNLGNKLAGEAMLDYVIGTQEPDYTTPYDINIIGEYNVAGEFWQVKPLLDELGIRILSCLSGDARYHEVARAHRAKAAMMVCSTAMINVARKMEERYGIPYFEGSFYGITDTSDSLRQIAKLLIARGADAELMDRVEAVIAREEARAWEALKAFTPRLTGKKVLLITGGVKSWSVVAALQEAGLTIVGSSVKKSTKEDKERLREMSPDVHQIDDLRPRDMYKMLKDAQADIMLSGGRSQFVALKARMPWLDINQERSYAYEGYVGIVEMVRQIDKALSNPIWAQVRAPAPWAEISWEERADAANAADAAALAGDPELAEAQRRGELVCQCKQIDVGTIEDAVRSHDLTMIAQVTQLTQAGGGCGGCKDKIAAILGRVAADAAPAAQVA
- the nifK gene encoding nitrogenase molybdenum-iron protein subunit beta; protein product: MSQNAEKILDHQELFREPEYAKMIENKRALFENRVPAEELDRVIDWTKTAEYREKNFAREALTINPNKACQPLGAVFAAVGFEKTLPFVHGSQGCVAYYRSHFSRHFKEPTSCVSSSMTEDAAVFGGLNNMIDGLANAHALYKPKMIAVSTTCMAEVIGDDLNAFIKGAKEKGSVPADFDVTFAHTPAFVGSHTTGYDNVMKGIVEHFWDGKAGTVPKLERQENGSINFIGGFDGYTVGNIREIKRIFDLMGVDYTIFGDNSDVWDTPADGEFRMYDGGTTLEQAANAIHAKATISMQEFCTEKTLATIAAHGQEVKAFNHPVGIAGTDAFLQEVSRLTGKPIPEALTKERGRLVDAIGDSSAHIHGKKFAIYGDPDTCLGLASFILELGGEPTHILATNGNKVWAEKVEQLLASSPFGKNCHVYPGKDLWHLRSLLFTEPVDFMIGNTYGKYLERDTNTPLIRIGFPLFDRHHHHRYPVWGYQGSLNVLVWILDKIFDELDKDIVAGKNDISFDIIR